aggaacattagtgattaatgtagatttaactataaagtataaaggtgtatttaatttaaaaacttacaaaataaatgttaagtccaatagaatgtttctgttttaataagatagatacaaaTACTATATGTAGCCAGCCcactgttttcttttgtgtgttCAAAGTCAATTGTTTAAGTTATGACACTAATAAATCAACGAACTCTAAATAGTACGTATATATAGAAAAAGTAATATGTAATCATTAAGTCATGAATTATGGGGCTTATCGCGGTTGTCTGTTGATTGCGAATGTTTTAATTACAAACACAAATCAAGTAGAACACGAAACACAACTTTACATGTGACTCGAAAAAAATTCCGATTAGGACCATTACGTGCTACGGTCAGCTTTATCATTTTAATgctaaactagatcttgacccgcgctttggaagcgcggaatattttacgatgaaaaatttcattaataacttaacaaatattttggtaatttttaaaagtgtgtatttaaaattttttttgcatttaaatcagcgtttttaaattcaacccgattgtgattataccggttaattcgaAGATCTGACAAtacaatttaggtttttaaaatattcatattaaaaattttactaaaacccgagattaaccgattgaactgttggatgaccgatatgtaatctaatttgatttaaattgtaataatttcataatttgtaatcttatactccaaattttaaagttcattattttacaattgatgaaattatgacgtttttacaaaattttaaaaagaaaatgatagatataacataactaagattaattattgtattgtttggaaacattgatagtagtataaaaaatatattgtttggaaacattgatagtagtataaagaaatacatatattgtttgaaaacatagatagtagtataaagaaagaaacattaatgatttaatgtaagtttaactataaagtataaaggtgtatttaatttaaaaacttacaaaataaatgttaggtccaatagaatgtttctgttttaataagatagatgaacaAATTGGCGTAAGAGGAGAGTAGAACTCGCTCACGACTCGTTTCCAGCGACAAGATTGTCAAAAACTCCGACCTATGCTTCAAAGAGATAACGGTAACGTCCGGTTTATCCGGGTTAACCGACTAATCTGAAAAATGCATTGGTCAACAAATGTCTGTATTTGCATCAGTCACATTACAACACAAGACACAAAGTGAAAAAGCTACTTCGTTTATTTGTGCTCTCATCCCAGTTTGTTTTCAACATGAGACCACGatcatttttgaatatattgCTTCAAAGTTCACATTGATccgaaaacataaaatatggaATGTATAAACCAAAATTCTAGTAAGTGgacaagaacaaaaacaaacgTTGAGAGTAAGCAATACTCTAAAGtctaaacacacacaaataaaAGTTTACTGAAAATCTAGAAAACAAGCTCATGTGGCTTCATTCCTTGTTTCAGTGAAAACCTTGCGCCAAGGTAAGTCTTCAACTCAGGAACTGACTCAATGGCTTTGATCAATGCTCCGTCCACAGCTTTCTGGTCATCTTTCTTCCCTTGTGGGAACACCTTCTTCTCCTGCGAAAGGAAGAAGATAcgtcatattttatatatttaatcaaagTAGTTGATATAGAGAGATATCACAAGTAAGATTATTGTACCTCTTTCTCTGCCTCGAAGAACTCTCCTTCTcccttcttgttcttcttctcagTAACCTTTCCAAAATACTTATCATCGAATTCTCGAGGCTAACACCAGAAATGTCAACCTTTGTGGATGTTCCAATCACGTAAGACTGGTTAACACGTCTCAAAGGCACACCATTGATCTTGAATGGTCCTGAAGGGTCAATAACAAACAGGAACAAGTTAGGTGACAAAAAGAAGCGACTCCATCCACACTTCCAACTCCACGCTTCCAAACCACCCTCTATTCCCCTGCTTATCATCTTCTAGGACCTCCCGCAGCCAATCTGGAGCTCCCTTAGCAACATACGACTGGTATCTCATATCCACGGTTACACTTTTTGCCACCTTTCCAGCACTTCGATTTATctagctgacacactcttcaaaCTCCACTCTTCAAAGATTAttcgttataaatataagaaaaattttaaatataaaatataattttaaaatgtaaaattgaaataattgagaaaactattaataattattattaaattaaaaagatgactaaatatataataagtatatgctactttcttttatttattttattttagttggaaAATAAGTCATTATATTCAAcagttttcttattttaaaatattaaggaGTTTtagttgtaaatatatatatgtgtgtatttgTTGTGGaagaaattatataatacaCAGAGAAATTCTCTTAAATGTtctgtttttattaattttgagatTTGGTTTGAGCTCTTTTGAAATCGGGATTACGACCCATGACATGGAAACATTTTGGGCTTAGAGTCTTGTACTTTTATCAGGAAAACTCAGATCATATAAAAACCATAGATTTAGATGAGATTTATTTGGTAGCCCTGTATTTTAGTAAGTTACTAGACATTAACAAagtaaatatatcataataattaattattatttcattttagctttaaattattttgaaatctatatgcgtaatttattatataataataatactattatgtttcaattaaaaatatgagTTTAGATATATAATGTCTAAGTGATTTGGTATTTATTCGGatattataatttgttatatatattaagtcTCATTCTTATTTtggatttgtaaatatattttaataattttatatataagttaaatatattttattttcagaatCAATGTAAAAATTAACTAAAGAGCATGATCAATTAAAGGTACATAAGTAAATGTAATAATCGTTTGAAAACTCAtgcataaataaaatttacaacataactaattgtaaaaattggttgatatttcttttaacaTTACTGgatatatagtaaattttacAGTACTTGATTTATAGTAAATTTATCGTTTAAATCGATACGTTAAATTAAACCATAAATCTAATCTTTTAGTGGATCTCGTGGTCcattacaatatatttaaaaatactaaagaTGTCAAAGAAATGGTTGAATCATTCGAAGAATCTCCCGATAACATAACAATAATCACCTTGGTAGTCAATAAGAGCCCTTGGAAGCTTGCAAAGAAGAAACATCGCTGAATTGCTCATTCTCCTTCAAATAAACCAAAACATATCGTTTCCAGATCATAGTAGGTTGTTTATGTAGAAACGAGACACAAATCATCGTGTACTTCTTGGAATTGAACGGGAAGGTCCCACCTTACTAAGTCAAGGCATTAATGTGCAATGTTAATGAGGAGAAACTCGTAGCTTTTCAATTTTGACTTGTTTTACATGGTCAAGATTGAGGAGAACTTTGAGAGTTTTGTTTTGCTTGATAAGTATGATGGAGTTAGCATGGGTTGAGAGGAGATTAGAGTTTAGACCTTCTATTTCTTTCTAGGATTGTTTTTTTGCCAGTTGTTTCAAAAATGATACACTTGatataaaaaagttttaattgaatacaattttacattcattcaaaaaaaaaaaagcgcaATGTTATAGATAAATGGCTGAATCATCCAGAGAAGCTCATAATAAACCTGTAGTTTTTGATGGAAGGGAATAATCAAGAacttcatattatttttattaccaTCTGATCAATCAAATGTtacataaaattagtttaaaggTCAATAATTCCGGCAAAAGGACCAGACAGAGTTCCAACATAAAGCCTTCCTTCGAATTCGTTCACTTCGCTGACCAAAGTATCTCCAAACTTATCCTTCACCGAAATTGTCTGAAGCACTTTACCATCAGAATTAACTTTAACCGCAGACGGGTTTGTTGGTCCAGTAGCTGTGTTCACGACCGAAGCAACCCAATAGTTTCCCGAAGAACCGATCCTCTTGATATTGTCAGGGTTCGAGACCGCATTAGTGAAGTCTTCAGAAGAACCAGCTTTAGGTCCTTTGATCCAATACCTCTTGATGTTACTCTTGGTGAACTGACTAACCAGCATGAAAGAACCATCGGAACTAACGGCACAACCGGCTGAGCCACTTAGACCTTCCAGCAATACACTCACGACCTTTTTTGATGGGTCGTATTTGAAGAGTTTTCCAGTAGCGTATTTTGATGCCACTGCTTTTAACACGTCGCTGCATGCATAACCCAGTAGTAAACATATTGATtagatttagtaaaaaaaaattgattagataTTGATAAATGAATTTGAacttattttaagttaatacTAAAAGACGAGCATGATTCAAACAAAATGTATAACGTCGATCAATTTAACATACCCTTAAAAATAACTTAggtttaattatgttttaagaattttaaaagataaatataatttttttaagcaACGCTAAAAAAATCGATTTGTTTAAAACTGCATAGAACAATTTTTATAACATTGGTTCTATCTATGTCATAACATATGTTTGATAAAACTATATGTTTTGACATTTTGTTCCTAGAGAGGCCACAAATActagtttttttcaaaaagaaaaaatctgtTTAGAGTATCTGGTAAGTTTCCTATTAATTTAAACTAGGTAATGAACCCGTGCGATGTCGCACGGAAACTcgctttataaaaaaaaatatgccacattttatataattgttttcgAGAAAATACATGTGTTACAAAATCATCGTACATGCGGttatattttttggaaactTTATAGGTTAgttgtaataaaattataaatacatcacTACCAATTAGTAAAGGCACACACATTAAAATATCTATGCATTTTTAGGTTATTATCGTGaactaattttattaaaaagcaTATGCCACTTTGTAGaatttacttttatataaaGCATCTTATTTTGCTATCAAAGAAGTTCATCTTTTCATCGAAGTATACTAAAATAAGGAGAAAAATACAtatcttttgatttttcatgagcttaaaaatatataatgtaagtAAAATGAGAAACAACCACAAACCATATCAATAAAACAATTCTAAATGAAAAAATACGTGATCCACAAACCATAGAAATGTATATCATAAATGTTACTTTGTTTTATCCCCACATTTTTATTGTGACCTAGTTTTCTACAAACTTTTAGagttttcattttattgtatatatttataaagttcaTTTATAACATTTCTTCAATCATTATCAATCatactattatttaattttaagaattatatgtaaataatatgaCCACTTTGGTGACTAACATGTTATAAACCATATAAACATTAAAGAATAATAGATAATTTTAGCCTAATAATgtattaatatttcataacatatttaaattatggtAGTATTTCATGACACAaaatttctatattattaaatacaGCGGAagcattttaaaataaatgagttCCAAAACAATGGAACACTCTTAAtactataattaattattacttTATCATTgaattatttcatataaattataatgatttatcagtaattttaaaaattaattgtttGATCATTCTTTTGTTTGCCATCTTTCACTATTTCAAATTGTGACCTTTTTATAAAATCGATCTAGTAATCTTTCAACTATTGccaaaaaacaaacatatattcaCACAAGCGCTCATGCATGTTACGTTCATTGGATGCACACATTCACATGAACCGGTGTGACCTTTCATCACACGGATAATGGTCACCAGCATTTAATTTTCTTCTTGATCACTAAACGTTTGACCGTGAATTCATAATCAATAATTTTATCACCCACATCCTTTTTTTATCTGCAACTTTAATTAAGTCTAATTTGAAATTACAAAGTCATTATGAA
Above is a window of Raphanus sativus cultivar WK10039 unplaced genomic scaffold, ASM80110v3 Scaffold0536, whole genome shotgun sequence DNA encoding:
- the LOC108858470 gene encoding protein STRICTOSIDINE SYNTHASE-LIKE 11-like, encoding KSQWCDGALGIAYMSKCGRPAGISFNNKTGELYVADAPLGLHVIPRGGGYAKKIADSVDGKPFLFLDGLDVDPTTGVVYFTSFSSKFSLGDVLKAVASKYATGKLFKYDPSKKVVSVLLEGLSGSAGCAVSSDGSFMLVSQFTKSNIKRYWIKGPKAGSSEDFTNAVSNPDNIKRIGSSGNYWVASVVNTATGPTNPSAVKVNSDGKVLQTISVKDKFGDTLVSEVNEFEGRLYVGTLSGPFAGIIDL